A stretch of the Archangium violaceum genome encodes the following:
- a CDS encoding 16S rRNA (uracil(1498)-N(3))-methyltransferase codes for MNLLLLQDSDFLPDGTVRMTGRRAQHAREVLRAEPGETLRVGKLGGLVGTGAVLENTPGLLRLRVTLTDPPPPRAGVDLLLAIPRPKALKRVLPAVAQLGVDRVVLVNAARVEKSYFDSKVLAPDFVQELLLQGLEQARDTRLPEVLVRERFRPFVEDELDTVFGTEALRLLPHPPARQPLTRAGVHDAPRVVLAVGPDGGWVPFETELLEAQGFRPFSLGPRILRVETAVPVLLGQLALLREDTERTT; via the coding sequence TTGAACCTCCTCCTCCTCCAGGACTCCGACTTCCTCCCCGACGGCACCGTGCGGATGACCGGCCGCCGTGCCCAGCACGCCCGCGAGGTGCTCCGCGCCGAGCCCGGGGAGACCCTCCGCGTCGGGAAGCTCGGCGGGCTCGTGGGCACCGGTGCGGTGCTGGAGAACACCCCCGGCCTGCTGCGGCTGCGCGTCACCCTCACCGACCCGCCTCCGCCTCGGGCGGGCGTGGATCTGCTGCTCGCCATCCCCCGCCCCAAGGCCCTCAAGCGCGTGCTGCCCGCCGTGGCCCAGCTCGGCGTGGACCGCGTGGTGCTCGTCAACGCCGCGCGCGTGGAGAAGAGCTATTTCGACTCCAAGGTGCTCGCCCCCGACTTCGTCCAGGAGCTCCTCCTCCAAGGGCTCGAGCAGGCGCGCGACACCCGGCTCCCGGAGGTGCTCGTCCGCGAGCGCTTCCGCCCCTTCGTCGAGGACGAGCTGGACACCGTCTTCGGGACCGAGGCCCTCCGGCTCCTCCCCCACCCGCCCGCACGGCAGCCACTCACCCGGGCAGGCGTCCATGACGCACCGCGTGTGGTGCTGGCGGTTGGACCTGATGGCGGCTGGGTGCCCTTCGAGACGGAATTGCTCGAGGCCCAGGGCTTCCGCCCGTTCTCGCTGGGCCCTCGGATCCTCCGGGTGGAGACGGCCGTTCCCGTCCTCCTCGGACAGTTGGCGCTGCTACGGGAGGACACTGAGCGCACGACGTAG
- a CDS encoding aminopeptidase P family protein, with the protein MAKTTRSKAQAVAVNAPQQDEAPEQQPLVTPESEAKGKPASHDTAPPPALLDFMMQGWKPQSEKAPPKLKNADAFEARRRALSKLFPGETLVIPTGHEKVRANDTYYRFRPGTDFYYLTGNMEPDCVLVLQPREDGGHTDILFVEPNPGRSDSTFFTDRVKGELWVGPRLGVKESQARFGVHEARGLPELPGFLENLKGAAAMPTRVLRGHSAKVDGALPEHAERDKQLATALSEMRLIKDKQEVRELEAAIDSTHRGFEDVIRRLKQARSEREVEGVFNLRARVEGNDVGYGTIAAAGHHACVLHWTRNDGDIKKGELLLLDAGVEGNSLYTADITRTLPISGKFSKEQREIYELVLEAQERAIDAVKPGNDFMEPNRVAMRVLAEGLYELGILKVKPEEALKDEHQFYKRYSLHNVSHMLGLDVHDCAQARQEAYKYGKLKAGMVLTVEPGLYFQKDDLTVPSKYRGIGVRIEDDVLVTKTGCRVLSEDIPRQSKDVEAWMKQIWSEKR; encoded by the coding sequence ATGGCGAAGACGACCCGATCCAAAGCCCAAGCCGTCGCAGTGAACGCGCCTCAGCAGGACGAAGCGCCCGAGCAGCAGCCCCTCGTGACTCCCGAGTCCGAGGCGAAGGGGAAGCCAGCCAGCCACGACACGGCGCCTCCTCCCGCGTTGCTCGACTTCATGATGCAGGGGTGGAAGCCGCAGAGCGAAAAGGCCCCGCCGAAGTTGAAGAACGCGGATGCCTTCGAGGCCCGCCGCCGGGCGCTCTCCAAGCTCTTCCCGGGCGAGACGCTCGTCATTCCCACCGGCCACGAGAAGGTGCGCGCCAACGACACCTACTACCGCTTCCGGCCGGGCACGGACTTCTACTACCTCACGGGCAACATGGAGCCCGACTGCGTGCTGGTGCTCCAGCCGAGGGAGGACGGTGGCCACACGGACATCCTCTTCGTGGAGCCGAACCCGGGCCGAAGTGACTCCACCTTCTTCACGGACCGGGTGAAGGGCGAGCTGTGGGTGGGCCCGCGGCTGGGCGTGAAGGAGAGCCAGGCGCGCTTCGGCGTGCACGAGGCCCGTGGCCTGCCCGAGCTGCCGGGATTCCTGGAGAACCTGAAGGGCGCGGCGGCGATGCCCACGCGCGTGCTGCGCGGCCACTCCGCGAAGGTGGACGGCGCACTGCCCGAGCACGCCGAGCGCGACAAGCAACTGGCCACGGCGCTGTCCGAGATGCGGCTCATCAAGGACAAGCAGGAGGTGCGAGAGCTGGAGGCGGCCATCGACTCCACGCACCGGGGCTTCGAGGACGTCATCCGCCGGCTGAAGCAGGCCCGGAGCGAGCGCGAGGTGGAGGGAGTCTTCAACCTGCGCGCGCGGGTGGAGGGCAACGACGTGGGCTACGGCACCATCGCCGCGGCGGGCCACCACGCGTGCGTGCTGCACTGGACGCGCAACGACGGCGACATCAAGAAGGGGGAGCTGCTGCTGCTGGACGCGGGAGTGGAGGGCAACAGCCTCTACACGGCGGACATCACGCGCACGCTGCCCATCTCCGGGAAGTTCTCCAAGGAGCAGCGCGAAATCTACGAGCTGGTGCTGGAGGCGCAGGAGCGGGCCATCGACGCGGTGAAGCCGGGCAACGACTTCATGGAGCCGAACCGGGTGGCGATGCGCGTGCTGGCCGAGGGCCTGTACGAGCTGGGCATCCTGAAAGTGAAGCCGGAGGAGGCGCTGAAGGACGAGCACCAGTTCTACAAGCGCTACTCGTTGCACAACGTCAGCCACATGCTGGGCCTGGACGTGCATGACTGCGCGCAGGCGAGGCAGGAGGCATACAAGTACGGCAAGCTGAAGGCGGGCATGGTGCTGACGGTGGAGCCGGGCCTGTACTTCCAGAAGGACGATCTGACGGTGCCGTCGAAGTACCGGGGCATCGGGGTGCGAATCGAGGACGACGTCCTGGTGACGAAAACAGGCTGCCGGGTGCTGTCCGAGGACATCCCGCGCCAGTCGAAGGACGTAGAAGCCTGGATGAAGCAGATCTGGAGCGAAAAGCGTTAG